One Seriola aureovittata isolate HTS-2021-v1 ecotype China chromosome 3, ASM2101889v1, whole genome shotgun sequence genomic window, AACTTGGGCATGGACGACAGCTTACTCCAAAATTGcaacaaaactgacaaacagacCAGTGCCTCTTTGTAGGTTTTGCATTTCCCCACTTTGCTTTTATGAGTTAAGATTCAAATTTGAGGGCATGCACTTATCATATAATGcatattttgaacattttaatattgaaCATGCTGGTATACTACATTTAGTCCTCCTCTGACTACTTGAGTCCAGTTGATATTCAAAACTGTCAACAAAATCTCAGTTATCTGTTTCCATTAGTGCAGCTGTTTTCTTCAATCTCCCTTAAATATGAGTCACTGTTTTGTTCCCTTACAGTAAAAATAGCTTCAGTGTGTAATGTTTGCTTTTCTTGTGTTCACATTTTGGGATCATCCCATTTTTCCAAGCTTGAGGGGAAGGGTTTGAAAAGTTGGAGCCATCAGCACTTCTGAACAATACTATCTCGTGCTTTGCATCATGTCACACTCAAGCTCAACATATTAATAATACtctgtgatgaaatgatgagTGTTGTGGTACAGATTGAGAGGACAGAGGATTGGGAAAACAGCCTGCCATAAGTGAGAGGTCTCTTGTTACTTAATATCCAGTAGTTTGCAAAGTTAGAGGAGTCTTGGCATTGTGCCAGGGGCTGGACATTGATACATGAGGATAGGACTTGCAGCAAAAGTATCTTGGCAGCAAGAAACCCCAACAACATACCTTCAATCGCTTGACCACCTCATCGTTGCTGATTTTGTCCGTAATCTCTTTTACTCCTGGAGGATAGACGATCTTTCCGTCCCCCGCCGGTTTCTGCTGTTGCGGGAACTCCATGCTTGTTGATGTATGATCCACACGGTCTTCTACTGGCCTCTATGGGTCAGAAAACAAAAGTTCAACACAACCATGCTACCGCACTTACCAAAAACCTCGTTTTAACCATCATTCTTATTTGCTAATCATCCATTTTCCCAGTTAAAATTGACAAAACCGTGCGTGTATGTTAAACGATATCCTAGTCCAGAGAACTTTTCAAACAGAAAGCCAACATTAAACCAACACTGTGCATATTATTAGCTTGCATGCTAAAATGCCCCAGCTAAACATCAGCTCCGTATTTCCCGTAAATTTCTCACCAAACACCGTGTAGCTACAGAAACAAGCTAAACTGCTATTTCGGTAACCTTACAGCTTGTTGCTGGAAACCCACTTTAAAAACAGCAGGGGACCCGCCAGTGTGTGGCTACTGTCATACAGGTTATCAAACGAGCTAGCTAGTTGCAGTGCAAACATCATTGGCTAGCGCCTAGCATTTTGCGGGAAGGAAGTCGTGTTAGCAGCGAGTGGCTAATACACGTTAGCCGCTCAAGCTAACTGGTTAGCCTACTTTGCTAGCCTAGGCCGCAAACTACTCAGGTACCCATCACATCTCCAGCTACAGACAAtcacagaggaagtgaagtaCCCAATCATCTCTGCCTCAAATAGCTCTGCTCGTGGTCAGTTCCTGTGGTTTCCGACAAATGCAACTACTTTGTGAAGTTTAAAAATGAAGCTTATTTACTTGTTACTGTCTTTTTTCAACTTCAACGCATCGCTCCGTACTGCCGCTAGTTCACAGGCGAAGAAGGGCTGCTGCTACCGTCGCCCTGAGCCCTCCTGTCTCACCACTAACTTGCCCCCACGAAGGATTTTGAACACCCTAACAAATGCAGAATGCATCTGTTTTCAAATATACAACTACGGCTAAAACCCCCAGGATATTTGCCAAGCGATTCCTCGTTAGTATTTACCTCTCAAGTGGGCCGTTTTAATTCATTAGTCTGACACAGGTTGGGTTTAGTTTTCGGCACAAAGCTCTCTGTCCGTTCAGTCAGTGCTGTCTGTGTGAAGGCTGGGTGCAGAGCGCCCCCCTCGGTCCCACAGGAGTACTGCACCACCAAATACATGGCGGGAGTCAGGCAAAAACAGCTCCCTTCAACTTTCTGTTTGTTCACCACAACGTGGGGTTTATTCTTGAATTATCGCCCTGTCACCCCACCATCCCACTACTAATATTAATCATCATCACTATTATCATCACCAGGATTGTAGTAGTTGTTACCAGTGCAAAGTTTTATTTCAAAGGGCTGAACTGATAGTCTTCAGACACTTATTACTCCTAGCTATACTTTTACTCGCATTACTACTTGTTATTACCGCTAATAATACTGTAACTGCTAGTGGCAGTGACAAATTGAGCACCTTAACTTTCTAAATGAAATAGTAAATTGGAGAGAGTAGTGACACCTAGTGGTCAACCGGCAATTAACTGAAAAAGTGATTCAACTTTAAAGCAGGTGATCTACTTTTGTTTTAGAGTTGAGTGGATTTACAGCAACGACCCTGACAAACTggtattttatcatttactaCCATCTGACACGAAacaatattcattttattatatgcATCAGTGATAATAGGGTCTAGCTGAACTGAAAAATGGACTAAGTTCCCAAAGTCAGGTAgagaattagaaaaaaagacagagagagaaaaagaaaataagatatGGCTGAGGTGAGGCGTCACTGTATTTGTCATAACTCTTTTCGTAATTTCAAAGAAGTACAGTAATATGTGTTCCACGTAGTCCATTTAGATGGGTGTTGATCTATCACGAATAATAATCCAGTATAATAGTTTATAACACATTCACAATAACAGGCGGCATGTGGCTGCATGTGAGTACTTTTTACTTTTGACACTTTACGTTTTGCTCATAGTATAGATAAGTATTTTTAATTGTTACGTTGCTTATTAGATTACCTCCAGACGTGTTTCTCAagacatataaaaatattctttgaataataatttgtattgtagtttttttttttcaacaaacagTTACctagtctaaaaaaaaaaatctaaaattacATCTTATCCTTCTTTATTGcaaaatgtacaatatatgACTATGcagatatatttaatttcagaaCTTTTAACCCTCCTGCTGTCCATTCAGTGTTTGTACACTGGAAGCTTCAAGTTTCTACTTCTAGTGTTAACTGCATTTTGGACCAGGGCTGACGTCTAAACTAGTTATGTTACAAAATCATGTTTGTAAATACATGCCTAAACTGAGATTAAGGGTGAACATAAAGAAACGTTCCCTCTTCTGCAGATCAATGACAAAACAGCTTCTAGTTGTGAAACTCTGCATATACCTCAGTGTGCACGGCGAAGATTGAACGTCCAAGACACGTTTTTGAGTGAAAGCGGAACCACTGTTCAATCCTCAGCAGTTACACATTTTAAGAAAAGCCAGGGACCatgcgttttattttgaaatcacaaTCTGGATTTCCGGTGTTAAGGTCCGTGTTAGAGTTGGCACAGTTTATGTTTTCCAATGTATTTCCACCACTTGGAGTGCTGTTAGTTATCATAACCTTGAGTTGCTGTACTTTCACACTCTAGCCGATACGACAGTAGCATGTTATCAGCTCCGGGCCACCCTTTTGTAGCTCATCGGCTACTTAGTTAGCTCCGTGTAGCCGCTAATGAGAGCAACCGGCGGTGACACCTGGGCCACGGAATGCCTCGGAGAAAGAAAAACGGCCAAAGCCCAGCCAGAGTTCCCGGCGGGCCGTCAGAGGGGGGAAGCCTCGGCCATAACGTGGGTTACCGACTACCTCAGGGATCTGACGGTGCCATGGCGAACAACTTTCCATCCAGCGACTCGCTCTCCAGCTCCGCAAAAGAGAATATCGTTAAAAGCATGCAGGAGATGTTCTCACACCTGGACCCCGACGTTATATACATCGTGCTGTCCGAGTGTGACTTTAAAGGTAACACAAAACACGGAAACTAGGCTGTCCGACCTGCGCATGTGACTTTTGGGAATGCTATTTTGGTTAACCAGTTAGCTTGGTAGCTTGTTAGCAGTGTGTTTCTGACAGGGTTGTAGCATTTTACTACGAGATTACTTCACAGTGGAGGTCCCATGTGTAGGCCTATTATTGACAGTACCTGCAGTCATGTAAAAACTGCACCAACCCGCTCATCTTCTTCCACCTGTTGTGCGTGTTCAGATCAGATGTGGAAAGGCCAGCCCTTACATTCCCAATACGTTTGAATGACAGATACTTTGTACTTCGTGTACTTTGGTAACTCATTTTAACATCTATAGGTGACACCATGTGCTTctcaaagcaggaaaaatgcAATTAGTCAAGACCAAACCAAACCCATGAATATATGTACAAGGCATTTTCCAGACACTAGTTGAAGCTGTCCACGCTGCGGACTGACCTAATATTTATACAGAATAAGATTGTTCCAGAGTCTGGGGGGCACAACAGGAAACATTTAACCAAGGTGCAATCAAAAGTGCTCTAAAACTTAGTTTTGATTTCTCAGGAGAGAAATATTAAATTAGTTACACTTCTCCTGTCTTATAAATGAACAATGTATTAATCTTGTCTTTAAAGACACAGTAATAGcatgaatatttatttcaatttgagTATTTTATTCACAATCAATTATAGTTAATGGTTgtctttttgttattgtttttaccCCTTGTACTGTCATGccctgatgtttctgtttttggttttgttctaCATGAGGGGACCAGTCCAAATCCCTATCAACTGCATTAAAATGGCAATCAAGAAAGAGTCATGAATTGTAAAAGGTTAAATATTGTGAAATTGAATCTtactctcttcttttttttcttggcgtttttgttttttctgtttttgttttagttgaaaATGCAATGGACTCCCTCTTGGAGCTGTCTGTGGCCGCTGAAGTTGCAGCCCCTATTCCCTCTCCTGTCTCTGGCTTTGAGCGCACTGCTGCAGCCTTGCTCAGCCCTGGACACTTTTCTGAGCCTAGACCAGTCCCAGACTCCTCCAAACCATCACAGcagccctcctctcctccctccgcCAGCCTCCTGACCGAGGAGCTGGACCTGCTAGTTGACCAGGAGCTAGAGACACTGACCGCGCAGAAAGATGATAAGGAAGAGCACCACAGCAACCAGTATTATTCTGCTGGTGCAtccctttcctctttcctgcCACCACCGTTTCCAAAGCAGCCCCTTCCTGAGCTACTTCAGTCTAGTTTGAAGCCTAGATCTAGAGGGCCCTCTGCTGAGCAAGCATGCCCAGAGGGACGCTTGGTAGAGCATATGTCTGGAGCCTCCTCTCCACTCGACCAGCTCAGCTCTTGGGATGATGAGACCTCTGAGAGGCAACAGTCGGTGGTGGATTTCACACATCTGTTGATAGAGACACCTGCAGACAAGCCGAAACCTCCTTTGGACCTTGCAGCTTCAGGACGTCCCTCGGCTTTCCAGGTGTATAAAAAGAAAGACTCGTCACACAGTCTTTCAGAAGGGGCTGGGGTCATGCCCTCTGACGCGATAGTTGGAGGAGCAAGATCTAAGGTGAGCATGTTGAATCGGGAGCCGCTTGACTACATTTCATCACCTTGGAACCCGGAGGCACCAGTGTTTTCTCCCCGTATCCATGGAAACCAGGGGCCAACCTTCATTACCCCTGTGGCTCAAACGCCTTCCAACTGGCCCAGGCATCCCAGGCATACCTCTCCCTGGATGAGCCATGCTCCTGTCAGTCAAGCGCCTCTCAAACCTTCGGCAACTATTCCAAAGTCCTGGGCCCTGCCTGCCGCGCCACAGTTTCCTGGCCGGTACAGCAGACTTCACTTGGAAGGGAAGGTGCTTGTGCTGCTACGTGGTGCTCCGGGATCTGGCAAGTCAACCAAGGCAAGGTAAGAATGTTGGGATAATCTAAATAGCAAAACACTAGGCTCTATAgtaatgtgtgttgtttagAAGTATAGTCTGCAGTGGTATTACAGCTACAGCTGGCAGAGTGAAGACTAGGTTGTGTGTCAGTAATGCCAGAATattgagaaataaatgaataattcactAATTTTCTTGGcttgttaagattttttttttaggattgatttttaaatttacttATTACATATAAGTAACATGGCCAGGGACCATTTACCAGTGGGAGGGGCTCAAGGTATTACAAGAGCAGTGTGATCAAGGCTGTCTAACTGAAGGTGATTACTCTTTGGATTTTTATATCACTCTGAAACAGCCTCCCACAAAGTCTTTGGCTTTTTCTtgaacatttatattttgtggGCTTTACACTTATCACAATTGTGAGCAGTGAGCCGCTGTAGCTCAAGAGCCATGGACTTATATTTCAGCAGTCACAACCTGTGATCCATCACTTGAAactcttctttgtgtgtgtctctctgtagagCCTTGTTAGAGCATAACCCAGGTGGAGTCATACTGAGCACTGATGACTATTTCGCTCGCCATGGAAAATATCAGTTTGACCCCACTGCTCTGGGGGAGGCCCACGAGTGGAACCATAAGCAAGGTTAAgaatacacacaagcacatacacacatatatacacatgcacgcacgcacacagttTTGATAAGAAGTGATGCAGCCGTAGCAAGTCAAAATTCCTGTTCAACCtctttaaagatatttttttatctctatAATTGATTGCTAAATTTCCAAATACCATCTGTTTGACCCCACttgtactaaaaaaaaacaaatgtttttttttctcttgtgttgtCTCTTATGCAAACGTTATCCCATAGCCAAGGAAGCTTTTGAGAGGGGCACTAACCCCATCATCATTGACAATACCAACATGCAGGGCTGGGAGATGAAACCTTATGTGGTTCAGGTCAGTCAGCTTGCCAGCAGTTCATCCAGTACTGTAACAAAGCTCATGTGAATAAATTTGCTGTTGCACTAATTGCTCTGGAGAAGAGCTTATCTATCAAATTCATGATACTGTAATTGTGTTAGGAAGTGCTCAGACCGACATTAGCCCTGCTTCAAAAAACACAGCCTTCTCATTAATTTAACAGAGCCATTCAGGCAATGTAAGAGGATGCCAACGCAGGGGGCTCTGGCAAAACCATGCAGAGTCATCGTGCAAAAAGATGAATCCGGCTCAGCAACACAAGCCTCTTTTAAACAGATATCCTGctatattacatttaaaaggaACTGTCATTATGCCTGCATTGCTTGTTTACcctgaaccaaacaaagccaGTAAAATGCTGCCTCAGTGTGTGATCTTACACAGACGTAGATCCAGCTCTGTGACTACTTTTCTACCAATGCAGTTCGGGGGCTGGTTCAGAGCAGGTGCCTACCCTTGAACCAGTTGTTCGCGTTTTGACAGCCAAAGAACTGGCTCTCAGCCAAGCAAAATCCTTCAAGAGTGGCACCAACAATTTAAAGAACCGCTTACAACAGGGGCCAGGGTCAGGATTATCGTGCCCAACAAGACCAAATAAAACTTTGTGAGCTTCAACATGGATGTGAAATTGaagcaaaacacaacagacgtgattgttgttgttatgcTTAGTACTAGTGTTGCCGGTCACGTTGGTGGAAAGGGGGCATTCCCACTGTGAACATCccacaaaacactgcagtggctaaacaaatacatgcaaaGTGATCTTGGTAGATTACTTTATAATTTCAATGTTATATTTCTACCATTTACCTTATTATCATCTCAACGAAAAACGAAATACTTACTGTCTTGATAACTTAACTTTCGAGGAATGTTGCTGAACATTGTTCACATAACTTTGCTATGAACAGCAAAAAATGATTGGTGATCATATCTGTTCTAGGCGCTGAAACATGGATATAAAGTGCTGTTCCAAGAGCCAGACACCTGGTGGAAGAACAAACCCAGAGAACtagagaggtgagagagagagagaggaattaCAGTAGTATCTGTTTTTAATCTAAAAtgttaattgaatttttttttgtttagaacATAAAGTTTATGTATTCCTGTTTTTGTGTCCTTAAtctatttgtttctgtgtgtctatgtgcacGTGCAGACGCACTACACATAACGTGCCAGGGGAAACAATTCGCCGCATGCTTAATGGTTACGAGCGCTTTGTCACAGTTCAGTCTATTATGGGTTCACATATGCCTGAGAGGAAACAGCGCCTCCTTCTGGAGAACAGGTGTTCACAGTGAGTTTACCGAACAAACATCTGTTCTGATACAGCTCAAATTTCATCCATTTGACAAttatattgttaaaataaatgaaagtgcatttttatgcacatgtaataataataatgataataattctCAAAATATCCTTGATCTTGCATAATGTTATTTGTTCCAATGCAATTATATATTTCTAAGAAATTATTGTCCACTATGGACCAATATATTGCACAGCTCTCGTCAATTATGGTAACTACCATTTATacctctcttttttcctctagGCTGGTCTCTTCTGAAACACCTTGTCCTGATCTGGTAGGCCAGCATGGATTAACTGAGGCGTGTAAGAAATCACGCCCtcagctgttttcctctctccctgacGTGTCAGCTATTGGTCAGTCTAGTGAGGTGGGAAAGTTGGAAGACGGCACACACAAATCCACTGAGTCACTCAATTTCCAGCCTACTGGAAGACCCACAGAAAACCCTGAAATTTCCGATGGGGATGATGACATGGATTTGGGGGAGTTAGATTCTGAGTTGGATGCTCAGTTACAGCTGAATCATTCAGAAGTAGATCGGAGAATCCCCGACTGTATTGTAGAATCGGTGATGAACGAAGATCACCATGGGGATGAAATACCTGTGGCTTTCTGTGAGTCTATTGGACAgagggtgaggagagagaggccaaGCAGGAGGTCGGGTTTTGACAGGATGGAGCCTGCAGATCTGGTGAAAGAtgctaaccaatcagagagcgaggcaaaagagaaagaaaagacaaatgaggaggaagcaggaggaagggatgaggaagaaaagggaaTGCCTAAAATGTTGGATTTTGAAGGGGATTGGCCTTCTGAAGGGTCCCTCCAGCAGCGACAggtgaggagaagagaaaggCATAAAGAAGGAAATGGGAGGGAAGATGACGGTGTATCTCAAGAAGTTAACGAAAATAAAATGACGGCTCAGCCTGGACCCGATGTAACAGAGTTTCAGAAGGTTCTCGATCTCATTCAGACAGGTGTTGGTGCCATTCAGACCGGTTCTTCCCGTTCTTCCTCCCTTTCCCTCAGCTCTGGAGAGGAATTACcgaaagaagaggagacaggtggCAGGTTCGAGGAATCCTGTGGCAGTAAATCTaacagtgaagagagagagcaaaacatGAACAGGGTTAACAACAGCAGAGGTGAATTACCTGACTGTGTGCTAGACTGGAAAGCAGCTGACTCTTGTAGGGACAGGGAATCGAAAATTGATAATTGGGAGGaacttaaaactgaaaaagaagtGAGCAGTACACATCCTCTCTCAGCTGTCTCTGCTTATTCATTAGGTATGTCCGAAGATGTACTGGAAAGCCACAGTACCGAGGGGGAGGTTGGTATGGAGTCTGGTGATATGGACACTAATAGCTGCGGCGAGGATGGAAGAGAAACTAGAACTGAGGCTGATGGCAGCCACATTAGTGAGGTGTGTCAGAGTCCTATGTGTGAAGGCTCCATGGAAGCAGAAGGCAGTGCTTTCAGTGGAGGCAGTCAGGAGAGAAAGCAGCGTCAGGGTCGCAGATCGGGGAAGCAGTGCAGGCTAGCCCTCACCTTCACTCAAAACTGCCCTGGTAGTTCACTGAATATTCTTGATTCCCCCACTACCACAGCTGAAAACATAGACAGTTGTCAGAATAGCTTTAACACAGATGTCGAACCTAGCTTTAATCCTAACTGTAACACCAGCGATAACCTTAAACCAAATGTTGACCTGTTCACCGAGTCCAAATCTGAGGCACACCTGCAGCCTCCCTCTccgcctccctctcctcctccctctctggtaAACACATGCTGCGTCACCCAGACAGAACCTCAAGACTTTGCTCTTCTTTGGCGTCTCAGTCGTCAAGACAGCCCTGGTGATACAGTCGTCACTGGCTGCAGCCACTTCAGTGACTTCACAGTACTCTATGGCGACTCTTCTCGCTTTGTGCCGGAGCTGTCCTCTGCAGTTTCTGCAGCGGTTGCAGTTCACCCATCTGGCCACAAAGAGGTACCCTACCGTGTGGTGCATGAGAGAGGCAcacaggtggaggagaaggagcttGGGGAAACTCAAGACAGGCTCGAGAGCTTGTGCATCCTCAGCCGTCATTTTAAACTAGTTAGTTTTGATACGTTAGAAGATCTGTATGACAAATGCAACCAAGACCTAGAATGGACGACCAACCTGCTGTTGGACTCTGGAGAGAGGTTCTTTAAAGATGAGGATGGCGAGGAGGAAAGGGGGGAGGAGAAGGCTGAGGATGTTGCTGGGGTTCAAGATGATCAGAGAACTTTAGGCGATGTTGCAGAAACAAGGTTGAGTCCTAATGTGTTAGATGAGAGCCACTCTGAAGAGTTGCCAAAGGAAGGGCCAGCTGGGTTTGAGGAGGGGACTCGGCAGTCATCCTCCGGGACAGTTAGTGAATCAAATGAGAGCTCCAGTAATACTGACTTACCAAGTTTTCAAGGTGTAGCTGCTCCAATTAGAAACAAAGATCGTCCTGATGCGACCCCACACTCTGAAATAACTTCTAAAACAGAGCAAAGTCTGCCGCCTACAGCCACACAAGAACGAGATAACACTGAGCACAGAGCGATATCAGAACCGGACCTAGAAGGTGGCGCTTGGGGTGGGAGCTTAGATGATGGAGTGATAATTGAAGAGTCAAGGACTGAGATTGAAGACGAGATTGCCAGCATGGATGAGGTTCACCGGCTGCTCCAGGCTGAGCTAATGGAGctagagagagaggacaaacagaggaaggaggggatGACTGAAAGGAGGCAcatggaggagaaaaggagcaGACACCTGGATATTCAGAGTGTGGAGCTGAAACTACCCACTGAGCTGGCGCTACAGCTAACTGAACTGTTTGGACCTGTGGGATTAGACCCAGGTAACTAACACACAGGTAtcacactgaaatgttttgcaAGCAGTACATTTAATGTTCAAATGAATATACAAGCCTTAAGGCGTTAGTATGACTCAAATGAACTGGGTTGTATGATGTGTTGTCCCTTCACATACAAAAAGGAAAGTGTTTACACCCAATCTGATAGGTCACACATGGAAAGGGGTGAGATGTGGTTATTTGTCCAGATCGGGGtaatggcacacacacactttgggaCAGTCTCTCCTTACAAGCGTTCATGGTGTTACACTCGGCTGTACACACCAAAAATGATGAAAGTAGTCGTGTGAGAGCTTTaagagaagttcaaactctgTTACAGCTCCAGTTGCTCCAAAAGTACATTCTTACATGATCTGACAAGCCTTTGAAACATACCTCAGTATGTTTCAAAGGCTTTGAAACATACAACCTTTGGTGTTCATTAATCAGTTGCTGAACCAACAACCTTGATGGTCTTTATCCTTCCCTGCTACTCTGAACTGACGTACCTGTCCTCTCTGGTTCACTGTGTTCAGTTACATGCTCCTTTGACGACTATGCAGTACAGATGGACCTGAACCTGGCTAAACTGCTCCACCAGAAGTGGAAGGAAACAATCCAGGTGAGTTCTTTACCAACATCAGTCCATCAGCTgtacgtccacactactacgttttcgttttaaaacacatctgtttggCTATGTATGTACAGGTGGGGAAAGCAACTTGGATAATGAGAGATAAGGAGATTGTTTCTGATACTGAGCTAATTCGGTCATCAGGACAGAGATCGTTTTCGTTTTAAAATGCAACTGTTGCACgctgtttcaaaatgaaagagtAGTAGTGTGTACGTAGCCTTAATTGATTCACTGTATGACTTTTAGTAGGTATTTGCTGGTTAATCTGACTGCAAATGGTTTATTacaggagaggcagagacaagCAAATCTTTCCTTCCACTTGCTTCAAGAAAGTAAGTTCACACAGTCACGCACGCTTTAAAACACAAACGTAAAATCCATGAAGCATGATGGAATCACAACAGCAGCATGCATTTGCTCAGTATATGATTAATACTATGTTACATGTATACACATTACAAACACTTATACACCTGTTAAGTCAGTACATCGAAACACACATGTTTTTATCAGCTTAGTTGTTTAACCCTAAATCTTTTAATCCATAAAACTGCCTCATCAGaaatttggggggggggtgtaacttccaaataaaactgtttatatatttgtttgataGGGACAATATATACAAAGTACACCAAGTATTTTGATTTATTGGATTACTTTGGGGAacaacatttttctgacataactaattttttttcacaaccaTTAAATGTCGACTGAAGGTTCATCACACTGGGGTGACTCACAGGCGACCAAACCTGGGCAACAAGAGCGAACACCGCCACATTTCCTCATTAGTGCAGATGGTTACATGTCACAGGACGGCCAACCAGAAGCCCGTGGTCGGATTCCATTCATGGATCACTGGAGCGTGTCTCGTCCACATGTCTCTCTTAGAGATATCATCAAAGAGGAGCAGGCTTTGCAGGAGAACGTGCAGAAGGTACTGCGCACATCTACTGTACCTGTAGACGTTACACAAGCATCTTGAATCATATTATCTTCGGTTGCTCTTCTCTGTTACCATCATATCATCAT contains:
- the n4bp2 gene encoding NEDD4-binding protein 2 encodes the protein MPRRKKNGQSPARVPGGPSEGGSLGHNVGYRLPQGSDGAMANNFPSSDSLSSSAKENIVKSMQEMFSHLDPDVIYIVLSECDFKVENAMDSLLELSVAAEVAAPIPSPVSGFERTAAALLSPGHFSEPRPVPDSSKPSQQPSSPPSASLLTEELDLLVDQELETLTAQKDDKEEHHSNQYYSAGASLSSFLPPPFPKQPLPELLQSSLKPRSRGPSAEQACPEGRLVEHMSGASSPLDQLSSWDDETSERQQSVVDFTHLLIETPADKPKPPLDLAASGRPSAFQVYKKKDSSHSLSEGAGVMPSDAIVGGARSKVSMLNREPLDYISSPWNPEAPVFSPRIHGNQGPTFITPVAQTPSNWPRHPRHTSPWMSHAPVSQAPLKPSATIPKSWALPAAPQFPGRYSRLHLEGKVLVLLRGAPGSGKSTKARALLEHNPGGVILSTDDYFARHGKYQFDPTALGEAHEWNHKQAKEAFERGTNPIIIDNTNMQGWEMKPYVVQALKHGYKVLFQEPDTWWKNKPRELERRTTHNVPGETIRRMLNGYERFVTVQSIMGSHMPERKQRLLLENRCSQLVSSETPCPDLVGQHGLTEACKKSRPQLFSSLPDVSAIGQSSEVGKLEDGTHKSTESLNFQPTGRPTENPEISDGDDDMDLGELDSELDAQLQLNHSEVDRRIPDCIVESVMNEDHHGDEIPVAFCESIGQRVRRERPSRRSGFDRMEPADLVKDANQSESEAKEKEKTNEEEAGGRDEEEKGMPKMLDFEGDWPSEGSLQQRQVRRRERHKEGNGREDDGVSQEVNENKMTAQPGPDVTEFQKVLDLIQTGVGAIQTGSSRSSSLSLSSGEELPKEEETGGRFEESCGSKSNSEEREQNMNRVNNSRGELPDCVLDWKAADSCRDRESKIDNWEELKTEKEVSSTHPLSAVSAYSLGMSEDVLESHSTEGEVGMESGDMDTNSCGEDGRETRTEADGSHISEVCQSPMCEGSMEAEGSAFSGGSQERKQRQGRRSGKQCRLALTFTQNCPGSSLNILDSPTTTAENIDSCQNSFNTDVEPSFNPNCNTSDNLKPNVDLFTESKSEAHLQPPSPPPSPPPSLVNTCCVTQTEPQDFALLWRLSRQDSPGDTVVTGCSHFSDFTVLYGDSSRFVPELSSAVSAAVAVHPSGHKEVPYRVVHERGTQVEEKELGETQDRLESLCILSRHFKLVSFDTLEDLYDKCNQDLEWTTNLLLDSGERFFKDEDGEEERGEEKAEDVAGVQDDQRTLGDVAETRLSPNVLDESHSEELPKEGPAGFEEGTRQSSSGTVSESNESSSNTDLPSFQGVAAPIRNKDRPDATPHSEITSKTEQSLPPTATQERDNTEHRAISEPDLEGGAWGGSLDDGVIIEESRTEIEDEIASMDEVHRLLQAELMELEREDKQRKEGMTERRHMEEKRSRHLDIQSVELKLPTELALQLTELFGPVGLDPVTCSFDDYAVQMDLNLAKLLHQKWKETIQERQRQANLSFHLLQESSSHWGDSQATKPGQQERTPPHFLISADGYMSQDGQPEARGRIPFMDHWSVSRPHVSLRDIIKEEQALQENVQKTRQSRTDLDRRDGATLLKEKQLFSLFPTIDRHFLQDIFRDHNYSLTQTELFLRSLLDEEPVKTVVAPEAPRSDHHRAASKEREKRQKPLESTIPNYQDVEDPEYDDFRAEASLQRSRQLESFAKAAEAYKQGRKDVASFYAQQGHMHGQRMREANHRAAVQIFERVNSSLLPQNILDLHGLHVDEALEHLAQVLQDKTTECEKGLCRPQLSVITGRGNHSQGGVARIRPAVIDYLSNKHYRFTEPKPGLVLVSLK